A stretch of the Arachis stenosperma cultivar V10309 chromosome 6, arast.V10309.gnm1.PFL2, whole genome shotgun sequence genome encodes the following:
- the LOC130935939 gene encoding acyl-CoA-binding domain-containing protein 3-like isoform X1 — protein sequence MELVTASDLFVTASLALLLSLLVAKLVSMAMASDPNPHNSHHQQQQQTLVTLQQERLTVQKPHSERKVEFLSPIQISTNVETARNREEESKVEIESRVVDFEVEALSTIAELSEEHVAAEAAEEEEGEVIETNGDSEEFDPREAVEDSMEQRKTEPVEDFGERKETEPVKDSEEQRETEDCEEQREEECLQVCEEQRETGCCEEQKDCSEDCEEQRKTEGITVEPFDDDGWEGIERSELEKEFISASEFVVGGGGNGLGSDVLMELYGLHKVATEGPCHEPQPMPLKLNARAKWNAWQKLGNMTPDAAMEKYISVLSDKALGWIKDTSDGKIELEPKGSEVSEFDVPESSTSLSDPQMTINERELEHESGAQDHSTPAETEKNNVKK from the exons atgGAGCTTGTAACTGCAAGCGATCTTTTTGTAACCGCTTCCTTAGCGCTGCTTCTCTCTCTTCTTGTTGCCAAGCTTGTTTCCATGGCCATGGCTTCTGATCCTAACCCTCACAATTCacatcatcaacaacaacaacaaaccCTTGTGACTCTGCAGCAGGAACGGTTAACGGTTCAGAAGCCTCATAGTGAGAGAAAGGTGGAGTTTCTGAGTCCAATTCAGATTTCGACGAATGTCGAAACAGCTCGGAACAGGGAAGAAGAGTCTAAGGTTGAAATTGAGTCCAGAGTTGTTGATTTTGAAGTTGAAGCCTTATCAACCATTGCTGAGTTGAGCGAGGAACACGTGGCGGCGGAGGCGGCagaagaggaagaaggagaGGTCATTGAGACCAATGGCGACAGTGAAGAATTTGATCCTCGTGAAGCAGTTGAGGATTCTATGGAACAGAGGAAAACAGAACCAGTGGAGGATTTTGGAGAACGGAAAGAAACAGAACCTGTGAAAGATTCTGAAGAGCAAAGAGAAACAGAGGATTGTGAGGAGCagagagaagaagaatgcttgcaAGTTTgtgaagaacagagagaaacaGGGTGTTGTGAAGAACAGAAAGATTGTTCCGAAGATTGTGAAGAACAGAGGAAAACAGAGGGAATCACGGTCGAACCGTTCGATGATGATGGTTGGGAAGGGATTGAAAGGAGTGAATTGGAGAAGGAGTTCATATCGGCTTCCGAATTCGTGGTTGGTGGAGGTGGTAATGGTTTAGGAAGTGATGTGCTAATGGAGTTGTATGGTCTTCACAAAGTTGCAACAGAGGGTCCTTGTCATGAACCTCAACCAATGCCTCTCAAGCTCAATGCACGTGCAAAGTG GAATGCTTGGCAAAAGCTGGGAAACATGACTCCGGATGCTGCAATGGAGAAGTATATCAGCGTTCTTTCGGATAAAGCTCTCGGGTGGATCAAAGATACTTCGGAT GGAAAGATTGAACTTGAACCAAAAGGGTCAGAGGTTTCCGAGTTTGATGTTCCTGAATCGAGCACATCTTTGTCTGATCcacaaatgaccataaatgaaAG
- the LOC130935939 gene encoding acyl-CoA-binding domain-containing protein 3-like isoform X2 — protein sequence MELVTASDLFVTASLALLLSLLVAKLVSMAMASDPNPHNSHHQQQQQTLVTLQQERLTVQKPHSERKVEFLSPIQISTNVETARNREEESKVEIESRVVDFEVEALSTIAELSEEHVAAEAAEEEEGEVIETNGDSEEFDPREAVEDSMEQRKTEPVEDFGERKETEPVKDSEEQRETEDCEEQREEECLQVCEEQRETGCCEEQKDCSEDCEEQRKTEGITVEPFDDDGWEGIERSELEKEFISASEFVVGGGGNGLGSDVLMELYGLHKVATEGPCHEPQPMPLKLNARAKWELEHESGAQDHSTPAETEKNNVKK from the coding sequence atgGAGCTTGTAACTGCAAGCGATCTTTTTGTAACCGCTTCCTTAGCGCTGCTTCTCTCTCTTCTTGTTGCCAAGCTTGTTTCCATGGCCATGGCTTCTGATCCTAACCCTCACAATTCacatcatcaacaacaacaacaaaccCTTGTGACTCTGCAGCAGGAACGGTTAACGGTTCAGAAGCCTCATAGTGAGAGAAAGGTGGAGTTTCTGAGTCCAATTCAGATTTCGACGAATGTCGAAACAGCTCGGAACAGGGAAGAAGAGTCTAAGGTTGAAATTGAGTCCAGAGTTGTTGATTTTGAAGTTGAAGCCTTATCAACCATTGCTGAGTTGAGCGAGGAACACGTGGCGGCGGAGGCGGCagaagaggaagaaggagaGGTCATTGAGACCAATGGCGACAGTGAAGAATTTGATCCTCGTGAAGCAGTTGAGGATTCTATGGAACAGAGGAAAACAGAACCAGTGGAGGATTTTGGAGAACGGAAAGAAACAGAACCTGTGAAAGATTCTGAAGAGCAAAGAGAAACAGAGGATTGTGAGGAGCagagagaagaagaatgcttgcaAGTTTgtgaagaacagagagaaacaGGGTGTTGTGAAGAACAGAAAGATTGTTCCGAAGATTGTGAAGAACAGAGGAAAACAGAGGGAATCACGGTCGAACCGTTCGATGATGATGGTTGGGAAGGGATTGAAAGGAGTGAATTGGAGAAGGAGTTCATATCGGCTTCCGAATTCGTGGTTGGTGGAGGTGGTAATGGTTTAGGAAGTGATGTGCTAATGGAGTTGTATGGTCTTCACAAAGTTGCAACAGAGGGTCCTTGTCATGAACCTCAACCAATGCCTCTCAAGCTCAATGCACGTGCAAAGTG